The following are encoded in a window of bacterium SCSIO 12643 genomic DNA:
- a CDS encoding FAD:protein FMN transferase has translation MIGEYLKKMYRSMISEDKTYKTQKRKLHHWSFSFFMAVGVALLLGSCEEEPQKGFVNHNLRYEIKGEAQGTTYSMLYYSDSVQISKEAVDSILDEIDLAASIWVDSSLISNMNRSQDTLIQINDVTGFFTDNFQLSKEVYNNTDGAYNPTVGKLVNAWGFGFKNKEKMDSTKVDSLLQSVGFDDNQMWMSQENNQWWMHKTNPQTHLDFNGIAQGYSVDVLAHYFSEKGISDYMIEVGGELIAHGSKPDEKLWNVGIDLPSDQNMTRNLAATLKLDNVAVATSGNYRKFYEVDGVRYAHTLNPKTGFPVQHSLLSATVVMDNCALADAYATAFMVMGYEAAKELVESRPELGINAYFIYSTADGQMQTYFSSGLENMIKEL, from the coding sequence ATGATTGGGGAATACCTGAAGAAAATGTATCGTTCGATGATTTCGGAGGATAAGACATATAAAACACAAAAAAGAAAGCTCCACCATTGGAGCTTTTCTTTTTTTATGGCTGTAGGAGTGGCATTGCTTCTGGGGTCATGTGAAGAAGAACCTCAAAAAGGTTTTGTCAATCATAACCTGCGTTATGAAATCAAGGGAGAAGCGCAAGGAACGACTTATAGTATGCTGTACTATTCTGACAGTGTCCAGATTTCTAAAGAAGCAGTAGATTCCATTTTGGATGAGATCGATTTAGCGGCCTCTATTTGGGTGGACAGCTCACTGATTTCAAACATGAATCGCTCCCAGGATACTTTGATTCAAATCAATGATGTTACGGGTTTCTTTACCGATAATTTTCAATTGAGTAAAGAGGTCTATAACAATACCGATGGCGCATATAATCCCACGGTAGGTAAGTTGGTCAATGCCTGGGGATTTGGATTTAAAAACAAAGAAAAAATGGATTCTACTAAGGTAGATTCGCTATTGCAATCTGTTGGGTTTGATGACAACCAGATGTGGATGTCACAAGAAAACAATCAATGGTGGATGCATAAAACCAATCCGCAAACCCATTTGGATTTTAATGGCATCGCACAAGGATATTCTGTAGATGTACTGGCTCATTATTTTTCTGAAAAAGGAATTTCAGATTATATGATTGAAGTGGGTGGAGAACTCATTGCACATGGTTCTAAGCCCGATGAAAAACTGTGGAATGTGGGGATTGATTTGCCATCAGATCAAAACATGACGCGTAATCTGGCGGCTACTTTAAAACTAGATAATGTGGCGGTAGCGACTTCAGGGAATTATAGAAAATTCTATGAGGTAGATGGCGTACGTTATGCACATACCTTAAATCCTAAAACAGGATTTCCGGTACAACATTCTTTATTGAGTGCTACGGTGGTGATGGATAATTGTGCTTTGGCTGATGCTTATGCCACTGCATTTATGGTGATGGGATATGAAGCCGCGAAAGAACTGGTAGAATCACGTCCTGAATTGGGGATTAATGCCTATTTCATTTACAGTACTGCTGATGGCCAAATGCAGACATATTTTTCTTCCGGGTTAGAAAATATGATCAAAGAGTTGTAA
- a CDS encoding ABC transporter ATP-binding protein — protein MVAELKNIEIAYDDKIVIRDLSFEIEPGQKVAITGASGTGKSTILNVLAGFTPYTGGTVNVLGKTLNAEYIQWIRQQLAWVPQETALHFDTVREIIDAPFEFASNQELKPNATQIQELFDVLNLPIDILEKTPATISGGQRQRVLLASSLFLQKPILITDEPTSALDESNRKQITDYVLGQKDLTVIASTHDAYWMEQSDKVIAL, from the coding sequence ATGGTTGCCGAGCTTAAAAATATTGAAATCGCGTATGACGATAAAATCGTGATACGCGATTTAAGTTTTGAGATTGAACCCGGACAAAAAGTAGCGATCACCGGAGCATCGGGTACCGGGAAATCTACCATCTTAAATGTATTGGCGGGTTTTACACCATATACCGGGGGAACGGTAAATGTTTTGGGTAAAACCTTAAATGCAGAATATATCCAATGGATCAGGCAGCAATTGGCCTGGGTACCGCAAGAAACCGCATTACATTTTGATACCGTAAGAGAAATCATTGATGCACCATTTGAATTTGCTTCCAATCAGGAATTAAAACCCAATGCTACTCAAATTCAGGAATTGTTTGATGTGTTAAATCTTCCCATCGATATTTTAGAAAAAACTCCTGCAACCATTTCCGGAGGGCAAAGACAGCGGGTGTTATTGGCCAGTAGTCTGTTTTTGCAAAAGCCGATTTTAATCACCGATGAACCCACATCGGCATTAGATGAAAGTAATCGGAAACAAATCACCGATTACGTTTTAGGTCAAAAGGATTTAACCGTGATTGCCTCTACGCATGATGCGTATTGGATGGAACAATCAGATAAAGTCATTGCGCTATAA
- a CDS encoding ABC transporter permease: MDGATDIGYWDLLTGYGLLIVPLYILWYYKTGLVKDGIISIGRMTVQLLLVGVYLEFIFELNSALVNVLWVIAMIVIAAYTAAKRSGLKLKVMFLPIFIAGLISLTVTDAYFLGYVIKLEKIFDARYFIPITGMLIGNSLKTIIIALSYYFSQLDKERDVYKWYLANGATRKEALFRFKKETLKIAFNPVIAATAIVGLISLPGMMTGQILGGSSPNVAIKYQIMLMITVFSSSIFSVMITILISDRFVFDGMDNLKKIFS, encoded by the coding sequence ATGGATGGAGCTACCGACATAGGATACTGGGATCTGTTGACTGGCTATGGGCTCTTGATTGTACCACTCTATATTTTATGGTATTATAAAACCGGACTGGTTAAAGACGGAATAATCTCCATTGGTCGGATGACCGTTCAATTGCTTTTGGTGGGGGTGTATCTGGAATTCATTTTCGAGTTAAACAGTGCATTGGTAAATGTATTATGGGTGATTGCGATGATCGTCATTGCCGCCTATACCGCAGCCAAAAGAAGCGGGTTGAAATTGAAAGTGATGTTCCTGCCCATTTTTATCGCTGGATTAATCAGTTTAACCGTTACAGATGCGTATTTCCTGGGGTATGTGATTAAACTAGAAAAGATTTTTGATGCGCGTTATTTTATTCCCATCACCGGAATGCTCATTGGAAATAGCCTGAAAACGATCATCATTGCGCTGAGCTATTACTTTAGTCAATTAGATAAAGAACGCGATGTCTACAAATGGTATTTGGCCAATGGGGCGACCCGGAAAGAAGCTTTATTCAGATTTAAAAAGGAAACTTTAAAAATCGCGTTTAATCCAGTAATTGCGGCTACTGCGATTGTGGGATTGATTTCTTTACCTGGAATGATGACCGGACAAATTTTAGGCGGAAGTAGTCCCAACGTAGCCATCAAGTATCAAATTATGTTGATGATTACGGTATTTAGTTCTTCTATATTTAGTGTGATGATTACCATTTTGATTTCCGATCGATTCGTATTCGATGGAATGGATAATTTAAAGAAGATATTTAGCTAG
- the pnuC gene encoding nicotinamide riboside transporter PnuC, with the protein MWEEIVQYAIHIDHLELSGLIFGLLAVWFLIKQNIWTWPTGIIYVLISFVIFWNIQLYGDFLLHIFFLVLNIYGWYYWVRGKETTKTELPVSTYSITQNLLVLFITGIGVFAFGFFLESLPNMIEGMTPASLPYWDATTSILSVTGMWLTTRKKLENWYYWFAVDVLACGIYIYKGIHFYAFLYGVYVFMAVWGYVEWYRSYQEQKV; encoded by the coding sequence ATGTGGGAAGAAATTGTTCAGTACGCCATTCATATTGATCACCTCGAATTAAGCGGGCTGATCTTTGGATTACTTGCGGTGTGGTTTCTGATCAAACAAAATATCTGGACGTGGCCCACCGGGATTATTTATGTCCTGATCTCTTTTGTGATTTTCTGGAATATCCAACTTTACGGGGATTTCTTGTTGCATATCTTCTTTCTGGTTCTGAATATTTATGGCTGGTATTATTGGGTTCGAGGCAAGGAGACTACTAAAACGGAATTACCCGTGTCTACCTATAGCATCACGCAAAACCTATTGGTTTTATTCATTACCGGAATCGGAGTATTTGCTTTTGGATTCTTTCTGGAAAGCCTTCCCAACATGATTGAAGGAATGACTCCAGCATCTTTACCTTATTGGGATGCGACTACTTCTATTTTGAGTGTCACCGGGATGTGGTTAACTACCCGTAAAAAACTAGAGAACTGGTATTATTGGTTTGCCGTAGATGTATTGGCGTGCGGAATTTATATCTACAAAGGCATTCACTTTTATGCCTTTTTATATGGCGTATATGTTTTTATGGCTGTTTGGGGTTATGTGGAGTGGTATCGTTCTTATCAAGAGCAAAAAGTGTGA
- the modA gene encoding molybdate ABC transporter substrate-binding protein, with amino-acid sequence MNYRWVAYLYLVLMGSVFLGCQEDRSDKLTIAAAANTQFAISEIIEDFSQKTGVECDLVLSSSGKLNAQIKEGAPYDIFVSADMYYPQDLYDAGLAIAPPVKYAKGALVLWSADQELQPSVEVLKAESVQHIALANPKTAPYGKASMQFLKSVEVLEDIQSKLVYGEGVNQTNQYIISESVQFGITSKSVVLSDKMRDRGHWIELDQQQYDPIEQGMVILKSGKENLSHKFGEYLLSKQAQSILSKYGYKAPI; translated from the coding sequence ATGAATTATCGCTGGGTGGCATATTTGTATTTGGTTTTGATGGGCAGTGTTTTTCTGGGCTGTCAGGAAGATCGCAGTGATAAACTAACCATTGCCGCTGCGGCCAATACGCAATTTGCCATTTCCGAAATCATTGAAGATTTTAGCCAAAAAACCGGAGTAGAATGTGATCTGGTGTTGAGTTCATCGGGGAAGCTGAATGCGCAAATCAAAGAAGGCGCTCCCTACGACATTTTTGTATCTGCCGATATGTATTACCCTCAGGATCTTTACGATGCCGGATTAGCCATTGCACCCCCGGTGAAATATGCCAAAGGTGCGTTGGTGTTATGGTCTGCAGATCAGGAATTACAACCCTCGGTTGAAGTTTTAAAAGCCGAAAGCGTTCAACATATTGCGTTGGCCAATCCGAAAACTGCACCATATGGCAAAGCATCTATGCAGTTTTTGAAATCTGTGGAAGTGTTGGAGGACATCCAATCTAAGTTGGTGTATGGCGAAGGGGTCAATCAAACCAATCAATATATCATCTCGGAATCCGTACAGTTTGGAATTACCTCAAAATCGGTGGTATTATCCGATAAAATGCGTGATCGGGGACATTGGATTGAGTTGGATCAGCAACAATATGATCCGATTGAGCAGGGGATGGTGATTTTAAAAAGTGGGAAGGAGAATTTATCCCATAAGTTTGGAGAATACCTGCTATCCAAACAAGCGCAATCTATCCTGTCAAAATATGGTTACAAAGCGCCCATATAA
- the modB gene encoding molybdate ABC transporter permease subunit, with translation MDWAPLILTFKLALVTTIILVIISVPLAYKLAYSKSTAKPFVEALVSMPLVLPPTVLGFYLLLLLSPSSGIGAWLNDTLGLQLIFSFPGLVLASVIYSLPFMVHPIQSGFTQVPTSIVEAAYVLGKDKWETLIHVILPNMKPSIITGVVLSFAHTIGEFGVVLMIGGNIPGETKVASIAIYDEVEALNYGVANTYSMILFAISFSILLFVYWFNGKRFMSFWK, from the coding sequence ATGGATTGGGCACCACTGATATTGACGTTTAAACTGGCGTTGGTGACGACTATCATTTTAGTCATCATTTCAGTTCCTTTGGCGTATAAATTGGCCTATTCCAAATCTACCGCAAAACCGTTTGTAGAAGCTTTAGTGAGTATGCCTTTGGTTTTGCCGCCAACGGTACTCGGATTTTATTTATTGCTGTTGCTCAGCCCGTCTAGTGGAATTGGTGCGTGGTTAAATGATACTTTAGGATTACAATTGATTTTCTCTTTTCCCGGACTCGTATTGGCTTCGGTGATTTATAGTTTGCCGTTTATGGTACATCCCATCCAATCCGGATTTACGCAAGTGCCCACTTCCATTGTAGAAGCAGCTTATGTATTGGGAAAGGATAAATGGGAAACGCTGATTCATGTGATTCTGCCCAATATGAAACCTTCGATCATTACCGGGGTGGTATTGTCATTTGCGCATACGATTGGTGAGTTTGGTGTGGTATTAATGATTGGTGGAAATATTCCGGGCGAGACCAAAGTGGCTTCCATAGCCATTTATGATGAAGTAGAAGCATTGAATTATGGGGTGGCCAATACGTATTCCATGATTTTGTTTGCGATCTCGTTTTCGATTCTGTTGTTTGTGTATTGGTTTAATGGTAAAAGATTTATGTCGTTTTGGAAATGA